cagcactttgggaggccaaggtgggcagatcacttgcggtcaggagttcaagaccagcctggccaacagggtgaaactccgtctctactaaaaatacagaaattagcagtgcgtggtggcaggcacctgtaatcccatctactcgggaggctgaggcaggagaatcgcttgaacccaggaggcagaggctgcagtgagttgagatcatgccattgcactccagcctgggtgacaagagcgaaactctgtttcaaaaataaaaaaaactttcccTTCATTTTGTTTTACCAACTGAGACAATCTCCTGTAGACTTTTCTGTCAATGCTTAAATACCTGtccagggccaggcactgtgctttgTGCTGTGAACACAGCAGTGAGGACAGACCCAGGTCCTCGCTTCTTTCAGAGGCAGCATGTGTTGAAGAGGCCAGACTCTAGAGCCAGacagcctgggttcaagtcatggGTTCAAGTCGTGGCTTTGCCACTGGGTAGCCGTGTGCCCTTGGTCATGTTCCCcaacccctctgtgcctcagtttccctgtgaGCTCAATGGCAGGGAACTGCACATGCCTCACAGGGTGGTTGTGTAAATTAAATGAGGTAGCGTGCGAAAGCTTAGAGGTGCCTGTTGCATAAGGCCACGAGCACAGGTTTGCTTTTTATTGGAGCTTATGTCCTAGCTGGGGAGATGGACAATAAACGATTTTTAGATGCCCTTTTAATAATCAAAGTATGGAAGCCtcggaaagaggaagagaaggggaaagggtAGATAGAAAAGGAGGgatggaagaagagaaggagccaGGTTAAAAAGGGCCTTATCTGCCCGTCCCAAAGGTAAGAGCATGTGAAGGAAACCGAGGATTGTGCTTAATGCAATTCTGTGCACCTGTGACTCCCTAAATAACACAGATGGGCAAAAGGAGAGTTGGAagccagggtggggtgggggctgctcGAGGCCCGACTCAGTCGCGGAGGCCTGCAGGCAGCAGCGGTCGAGGAGCGGCTCGCGACCAGCCTCACGCGCCACCTCTCCCCACCATGTCCCTCCCTTTGTCCGCACAGAGAGCGCCTTCGCCGACACGCTGACGCCCGCGCGCCTCAGCCAGGCCCGCTTCAGCGCCTGCCTGCCGCCCAGCAGCCACGACGCGGCCAACTTCGACAACAACGAGCTCGAGAACAACCAGGTGGTGGCCAAGCTGGGCCACCTGGCGCTGGGCCGCGCCCCGGGCCCGCCGCCCGCTGACGCCGCGGCCGCCGCCATCCCGTGCGGGCCCCGTGAGCGCCCGCGCCCCGCGTCGTCGCCGGCGCTGCTGGAGGCCGACCTGCGCTTCCACGCAACACGCGGGCCCGACGTGAGCCTGTCGGCCGACCGCAAAGTAGCCTGTGCGCCGCGGCCCGACGGCGGCCGCACGCTGGTCTTCTCCGAACGCCCGCTGCGGCCCGGCGAGAGCCTCTTCGTGGAGGTGGGCCGCCCGGGGCTGGCGGCGCCCGGCGCGCTGGCCTTCGGCATCACGTCGTGCGACCCGGGCGGGCTGCGGCCCAACGAGCTGCCCGCCGACCCAGACGCGCTGCTCGACCGCAAGGAGTACTGGGTGGTGGCGCGCGCCGGGCCCGTGCCGAGCGGCGGCGACGCGCTCAGCTTCACGCTGCGGCCCGGCGGCGACGTGCTCCTAGGCGTCAACGGGCGTCCGCGCGGCCGCCTGCTGTGCGTCGACACCACGCAGGCGCTCTGGGCCTTCTTCGCCGTGCGCGGCGGCGTCGCGGGCCAGCTGCGCCTCCTCGGTGAGTCCCCTGCCCCGCGTGCGCGAGGCCCCGCCCCTCTCCAGTCCCGCCCGTTCTCGCCCTGCGGCGCTCCTCCCCGGCCCCGCCCTGCTCGCTAGGCGCTGCACCGTCCAAGGCCAGCCCGCGCTTCCCAACTGAGAGCCCAGCACGATCCACCCCGTCCAAAATTGCCGGGCTCCACCCCGGAGTTCCCAATTCAGTGGGTCCACGGTGCGTTTCTGGCAAGTGCCCGGGGATGCTGACGTTGCGGCTCTCTGGACCACATTTTATAAACCACCGACCTAGATAGGTAACTGGCTGGTCTCCAGGTTTGGCGGGCTGTATCCCCGCAGTAAATGGTCAGTGCGATTTTTAGTTCCGTTGTTATGATTTGCTATATTAGGGTGTTTTTAACATGTAATGCACAGTAAGtgtagggaaaaaataaattcgACTGCACATGAAAGAGGAAATAAGAATAGTATCGTCCACAGAAAGTGGAATGGAGGCTTGAACCATcctattttgagataatttttgccTTAATTCATGCCACAAATAGGCAAAGAGCAGCCACCAGCTGTGGGCCCGGCCGTAGGCACCAGGATAGGGCCAGCAGAGAACAGGACACACTCCATGCCGGTTAGGAGCTCACAGACACCCTAATGGAGAGCTGCACCGTGTGACATTTGCTACAGCCAGGGGCTCTTCTCCCAGCTTGGTGGAGTGAAGATGTTCAGAGAAGCCTTCCCGGAGAGCCTGGCTCCAAGTTCATGGCTCAAAAAGTAGAGTCCAAGCAATAAGAAGCAGACAACAGCTCATATGTTCCCTCATTGAATTTTATCCTCCCTTTGACCCTATGAAATCAGTATCATTATCCCCACCTACAGATAAGAcaatgaagcacagagagattaaatgactGTCCCAGGGTCACATCGCTGGTCAGCTTTGAAGATGCTGGACAAATCACAGTCTCCTGAGCCTGTTTCCTTTGTGTAGAAAGAGAGGGATACCTGCTTCATGGGGTTGTCATGAGGGTGAAATCAGGTGCATATAATGCCTTGAGCGGGGCCTGACACAGCCCTGGGTTTAATCAGTGGTAACAGTAACAACAGCAGCTGCTGCTGTCTTCATGAGGGCAGAGGAGGAGCCAGGTGGCAGTGGTGGTTATTCAAGGTGTTTTTTGGGGCGGGggaaggtttgttttgttttgtgtttttgaggaaCCATCAGACATAGTCATCATTTCAGCCCGAGATGAAGTGCCCATTATCTGTCCATTCATTCTCAGGTAGGGCAAGGGAAGGGGCATCTCTTCATCTTAAGAAATAACCTGTTATTGTCTGAACCAAcagcaggcttggggaagaaAACTCAACCATGTTGAGCACTAGTAGTCAGGGATCTTCTTGCAAGGGGCAAAGCCCCACTCACAGTGCcctaagcaaaaaggaaatgTCTGGGGAGTATATTGGGTGAGTTCAGGAACAGCTGGATCTAGATACTGGAAGGATGTCAGCAGGATCCCACCTCTCTTTCCAACTCAAAGCTCTGCTTGCCTCTGTGTTGGCATCACTCTCAGGCAGGCCTTTGCCACAGGCTGGCTCTTCCAGCTCCAGGCTTCCCCCCCAATGAATGGAATGAGTTCCTTCTTTCCTAGTAGTTCCAGTAAAAGTTGCAGACTTGGGTCTCAGGGGCCTTACGTGGGTTAAGTGCCCTTTCCTGAATCACTACTACTGAGACCAGGGAGTGGAAGTTCCTATAAGTTCCTGGCCCTTATCCTATGAGGGAGGGCACATTAGTATCCCAAAAGGACACCCCAGGGCTGTTTCTGAAAGAAATGAGAATGGAGGCTGGGTAGACAAAGAGCAGAGGCACCACACTTGGACATGCTCTTCAGTCCTCAGCAGAGCCCTGGGAGATAGCTCTGGTCCTCTGGTTAGACAGACGCGAAAGCTAAGGTGCAAAGCAGTGAAGAACTGTGGACTAGCAGGGCAGGTCCAACCTCCCACTGCCCCTGATGGAATCTCTTTGGGCCTCAGGTACCCTGCAGTCCAGCCCTGCGACCACGACTCCATCAGGGTCCCTCAGCGGCTCCCAGGACGATAGTGATTCAGATATGACCTTCAGTGTCAACCAGTCCTCCTCGGCATCTGAGTCATCCCTGGGTAAGGAAATGCAAACccgggcaggggcaggggcaggggctggcagcTGGCCTGGCTCTTCTGGCTGTGCCAACGGCCTTCCAGGGGCTGAGCAGGGTGGCCGCCTTTCCCCCGCATCCTCTCCTTCCCTCAGCTGTATGCTCAGCGGAGGGAGAAGTAGTGTCTAAATAGGACATTCCAAAGGGTGACAGTGGTGGCATTTTATCTTGGTGTTTGGGAGTAGAAGGGTAGAGAAAGGTGCAAAACCCAGAGGTAAACTAAAATTAGTATCTCCCAAAAGTGTCCTCCCACTGGTCCCACCGAGAAGCACTGCATTCTTGGGGTTGCCCCAACAGAGCCCACCCGAGAGAGACATTATTAATGTATGTCCTCTTTTCCCTTTCGGCAGTGACGGCCCCCAGCTCCCCGCTGAGCCCCCCGGTGTCTCCCGTGTTCTCCCCACCGGAGCCGGCAGGCATCAAGAATGGCGAGTGCACGGTGTGCTTCGATGGCGAGGTGGACACGGTCATCTACACGTGTGGACACATGTGCCTGTGCCACAGCTGCGGCCTGCGGCTCAAGCGGCAGGCCCGGGCCTGCTGCCCCATCTGCCGGCGGCCCATCAAGGACGTCATTAAGATCTACAGGCCATAGCCTAACCTGCCCACGGGCCTTGGCCAGAGCAAGGTCACCTTTCTGAAGCCCCCCTGGGCTGGGCAACCACAAGGCTGCCAGGGAGTCCACGGGCAGCGGCCGTCTCTCCAGTGGTGGGCAAGGCGTGACAGTCGTGTCGCGAGGCCCCCAGGGCCTCAGCCCAGGCAGGGGTTGCTTCCGGCTCCAAAGTGCTTTGCCCCCAAAAGGCCGTCCGAGAGCAAGCTCAGGAACTGCCTGGCAGATCACCCTGTCCCTTGGTGACCTTTCAACTGGGAAACAGCGTCCTCTGTCTGTGCAATGCTTCTTGCTGGGGTTGGGTTGAGTGTGacagagggggaggggagggagggagaacagagagaatgtgtgtgtgagagagagaatgaacgTGTAGCGATTTTACCAGGGGTCCCGGCTCTGGGAGGGAGCGTGCAATCCGGAGCCCCGATGTTGGCATGACTAGAAGTTGTTTGCTTTCTGGGGATGGGACATAGCTGGTTTTGAATGTACGAAGCCTGACCCTAACAGAACTCCCTGGGGTGGTGTAGAAAAGAGATGCTCAGATTCTCTAAGGGGAGGCAAAAATAACTCATTGTTTACAGCCCCAAAGCGTCaactccttgaggggaaggtgGGCAGAGAACAGAACAATTCACTTCTTCATTTCTTACTGGGTCTTAGAGCTAGGTGTGATGGGCACCGAGGCCAAGCCCTCTGGGTTGTGTCATCTTTTCATCCCTTCACCCCCAGACCGTCTAATAATATACACATCATACCTTGTCTCTGTCTCTAGAGGCAAGTCTCTGTAATGCTCCTCCCCGTCTCCAAGGAGAAGACCAGCGGAGGGTCTGTTTTTCTGTGGGGGAGAGAGAATCCTAGAGGCAGGTGATGCAGCTAGAGCTGGAAAGGCCACTCCACCACGCAGACAGCTCTCTACCTTCCTGCGGTGGCCCCTGGGCTTGGCATTCCCAGGGGACCTGCTGGCAGGAGGAGGAACGAGGGCTTTATAACTTTGGTTACAACTTTTGGTCCTTGTTCTGATTCTCAGTGTATCTTCCTCCGCTGGTTACGAAAGTGTTCACTGATAAGTATGTTAACTAATGATCGAGACAATAACTACAAATGCTGGCATTGGGATTCTCTCCCTTCCCAGACCTACCTGCTGGGATTTCCTGGGACCCTGGCCCTGAcccacccctcacccctgcccATCTCTGCAGACTCGCAGATCATACCTGGGCTGAGGGGCTGGCCCAGGCCTGTCCCTCCCTTCTTGCCCCCAGTTCTGGCCACCTCTGCCCTCTTCTGTGATGTCCCATTAGGGAAGTCCCTTGGCCTGTCTATTTTTCAGTCCCCAATTAGAAGTCTAGAACCTGACAACTCCAAGAGTTCTTGGGAGGACCAGCACAATGTTCTGAAAAGCCTAAGACGGCTTGCAAAAAGCAAGTACCATTTGTATTACAATTCCTAACCTGTTCATGTCCTgctgaaggagggaaggagggacaggGGAGTTGATGCACTCATATAATAAACACTTGCTGGGTGTCTGGGTGCCCAGAGCGAAGCTGGGCCCGGCCCTCACCAGATCCAGCCCCATAGACCAGCTGGTGCCCATGCGATGCTGGCGGGTTCAGGGCCTCCTGTTCCTCCTCTAGCTGGGAGTGGTCACGGTTGTCTGACCTGATTCTAACTTAAGGCCCCCACTCTCTTGCCCCCTCAAGAATCCCTGATTATTTACTTTTCCCTAGAAAATCTGGGGAAATTCCCACATTTTAATTTGGCAGCAGAATCTTTTGAGCAGCTTTTGGAACCGCAGTGTTTGCCAAAATAAGAGTTTGAGAATCCAGGCAGCCCTGGGTGCCTGGCTGAATTCAGTTTCCCACATGTGCTGGGTGTGGGCGGGGCCATGCACAGGCCCTGCATGGGAGGACTCCTCTCCCCAGGCCTGTGGTGCTCCAGGCAACGGTCTCCTGACTACTCTGAGACCCAGCCACAAGCTGTGGGGTCTCAGTGGCCTGGGGGAAAGCAGCTCCACTCTCCTGCCCTTCCTCGCTGCCCCTTTGGGTTCCAGCCAGGGTCACGTCCAGCCTCCACTGGGAAACCAGTGACTGAGGCCTGGACCCAGGGATGGACCAGGCATCTCCTGGCGACCTGTGACCTTGGGAAGAAGGGAGTAGTGGCCCATTCAACCTGCTCTGCAGCTGCTATAAATAGCCTCCCTGTTTCCAAGAGGAGGTAAGGGGGTGTTTATCTTCTAAAAACCAGACGTTTCCTGATGCTCTGAGCGTTAGTGTTACAGAGGAGACGCACACATCCCCACTATGTTCTGTCTTGAGAAGGAgacaagagaaagaggaaaaggagccactatattttattttgcacCTACAGTGTGCCTTGGCACTGGACTAGAGAGGCGCCTTCCTGCGTGAATCCTGTGAGGCAGGTCTTATTGCCATAATAAGTCACATCTAAGACGCTGCCGGTCATAAAACACACTGTTTTACATACCATAAGGGAAAAACGCCGCCAATCTTAACTAAGATGCTAAAACTGTACAGCTCCTTCCAATCAGAGACGTTCAcgtgtgaagaagaaaaaattgtgCTACTTACACTCTATGAAAGCTGGTATTATCCCACGTggcaggtaaggaaactgaggtcctgTGAGTGAAACGACCTCATGATCACACGACAGGagatggcagggctgggattcaaacccaggagtGTCTGGTGCCACATCCCACACTCCCACTGCCTGGCTCCAAGTCCCAGGAAGCTCGAGACTGAGTTTTCTCCCTTGAAACCCACCTGGAGAGAGTCCGGGCACCTGTGCCTATGTGGAGGTTCCAGCCCCAGCCAGGGCCCCTCCGCTGCCCACACCCTGGGAGGGGAAGCGGCCTCCCTCCCAGGCTCGTCTGCTCACTGCCCACCTTCTGGCAGAGCCGAGCTCTGTGAGATCTGGACTCCAACCCAAGGGCCCTCTCTCGTTATGCAGGGGTGTCCACAGTTGGGGAGGGACCTGGGGCCCTGTTCTACCACCTTCCTAGGCCCTGTGATCGCCACCCCCTCAAGCGGGGCCCCAGCCCCTTGAGCACCCCCTTACGTGACCCAGCCCTCGGCTGTTCCAGGCTCACTGCCCATCGTGTGCTCTTCTGGGCCACAGCAGCCGGGGCTCCAGGGCTAGGACAGGGGAGACCTGaaaacaccccattgtcaatggTCTTGTGCCCATTCATTCGGAGCCTCCTGAAAAACTGGACTGTTTCCAAGGCAAATCTGGCTCCTTGTCCTAGCAGGTTCTCAGAACGGGGAGTCCCCTGGGATGGAGCTGGTCCCCTCACCACAGCACCACATTTCCAGTCCCTTGATGCCCACTAATCAGCATGGCCTGTGTTCAGGACACAGGGTGAACTTTTCTCTGACCCCTGGTGCTGGTCCTGTCctaacacatagtaggtactcagtaaaggTTTGCTGAGTCAACCAGAAATCAGATTCTGAGTGCTCAGGGCTTTGGTAAAACagcaccacatacacacacaaagatactccgcaaacatttgctgagcacctaATATGTGTGAGGTGTGTGAGGATAGAGCAGAGAGGACTGCCCCAGCTGTGATGCCAGCAGGGGTGACACTAAGAGGGGAGTGGGGTATTTGGGGCAGAATCCACTGGGCTCTCTTGGCCATCTGCTGCCTTGGGTCCGTGGAGGTGGGTGTCCAAAGGCTGCCTTCTTGATCAGAACCTGCTGCACACTTCACAGAACCTTCTCTGCATTGGAAATGCTGGGCACGTTGCAGTCAGTGAGCTGCTGCCCAAACGGCGTTAAGCAGAAGCCCCGCGGGTTGGTGACCACCCTCAGGTCCTGCCAGGGAGACGCAGGGGGGAAGTTGGCTAATTGCTGCTTTCAGGCCCTGGAAATCAGTCGCCAAGGCCCAGGAGAACCCCAGTGAGTCCGTCCAGTTGAGGCAGAGAGGCAATAACCTCCCACTGctcagccctgcccctgccccagtcCTGGCACGGGGCACCGGCTCAGGAACACGCGGCCTCCTGGCATTTCTTGATATTTAACTGTCTCGCTGTCTTATCCGAGTCCCTAATGAAACGACTTGTGCGACAATCTGTCTGTGCCTTACGAAAGTGTCTGTGcactttttatcctttttaaaagcAACTTTTAAAAGTGGATGGGGATGGGGGGGCTGGCATACGTGGTAGGGTTCTAGAAATCTGTGATCATCGCTGAAATTCTTTTTGCATCCTGTTTTTGATGTTGGAGTGATGAAGTGtacatccccccaccccacacaccactACCTGTGTACAGACCTTTTAAAACATGTCTTCTTTTCTGATTCAATACTGTGACCTCTCCAATACAGTCTAATC
The Macaca mulatta isolate MMU2019108-1 chromosome 6, T2T-MMU8v2.0, whole genome shotgun sequence DNA segment above includes these coding regions:
- the NEURL1B gene encoding E3 ubiquitin-protein ligase NEURL1B isoform X2; translated protein: MGNTVHRTLPDPSPPARLLATRPCCGPGPERRPVLGEAPRFHAQAKGKNVRLDGHSRRATRRNSFCNGVTFTQRPIRLYEQVRLRLVAVRPGWSGALRFGFTAHDPSLIDVYGITDEVQLLESAFADTLTPARLSQARFSACLPPSSHDAANFDNNELENNQVVAKLGHLALGRAPGPPPADAAAAAIPCGPRERPRPASSPALLEADLRFHATRGPDVSLSADRKVACAPRPDGGRTLVFSERPLRPGESLFVEVGRPGLAAPGALAFGITSCDPGGLRPNELPADPDALLDRKEYWVVARAGPVPSGGDALSFTLRPGGDVLLGVNGRPRGRLLCVDTTQALWAFFAVRGGVAGQLRLLGTLQSSPATTTPSGSLSGSQDDSDSDMTFSVNQSSSASESSLVTAPSSPLSPPVSPVFSPPEPAGIKNGECTVCFDGEVDTVIYTCGHMCLCHSCGLRLKRQARACCPICRRPIKDVIKIYRP
- the NEURL1B gene encoding E3 ubiquitin-protein ligase NEURL1B isoform X1, whose protein sequence is MGNTVHRTLPDPSPPARLLATRPCCGPGPERRPVLGEAPRFHAQAKGKNVRLDGHSRRATRRNSFCNGVTFTQRPIRLYEQVRLRLVAVRPGWSGALRFGFTAHDPSLMSAQDIPKYACPDLVTRPGYWAKALPENLALRDTVLAYWADRHGRVFYSVNDGEPVLFHCGVAVGGPLWALIDVYGITDEVQLLESAFADTLTPARLSQARFSACLPPSSHDAANFDNNELENNQVVAKLGHLALGRAPGPPPADAAAAAIPCGPRERPRPASSPALLEADLRFHATRGPDVSLSADRKVACAPRPDGGRTLVFSERPLRPGESLFVEVGRPGLAAPGALAFGITSCDPGGLRPNELPADPDALLDRKEYWVVARAGPVPSGGDALSFTLRPGGDVLLGVNGRPRGRLLCVDTTQALWAFFAVRGGVAGQLRLLGTLQSSPATTTPSGSLSGSQDDSDSDMTFSVNQSSSASESSLVTAPSSPLSPPVSPVFSPPEPAGIKNGECTVCFDGEVDTVIYTCGHMCLCHSCGLRLKRQARACCPICRRPIKDVIKIYRP